From Flavobacterium alkalisoli, the proteins below share one genomic window:
- the rplC gene encoding 50S ribosomal protein L3, translating to MSGLIGRKIGMTSIFDENGKNIPCTVIEAGPCVVTQVRTNEVDGYKALQLGFDDKSEKHTTKAAQGHFKKAGTDVKKRVVEFKYFEQEHNLGDVLTVDLFNEGEFVDVQGVSKGKGFQGVVKRHGFGGVGQATHGQHNRLRAPGSVGASSYPSRVFKGMRMAGRTGGENVTVQNLRVLKVVAEKNLLVVKGCVPGHKNSYVIIQK from the coding sequence ATGTCTGGGTTAATTGGTAGAAAAATCGGCATGACCAGTATTTTCGATGAAAACGGAAAAAATATCCCGTGTACAGTAATCGAAGCTGGACCATGTGTTGTTACCCAAGTCAGAACCAATGAGGTTGACGGGTATAAAGCGTTGCAACTTGGTTTCGATGACAAGTCAGAAAAGCACACAACAAAAGCGGCTCAAGGCCACTTTAAGAAAGCTGGAACTGATGTGAAGAAAAGAGTCGTTGAATTCAAGTATTTTGAACAAGAGCATAACTTAGGTGATGTTCTAACAGTAGATCTGTTTAATGAAGGTGAATTTGTAGATGTACAAGGTGTATCTAAAGGTAAAGGCTTCCAGGGTGTTGTTAAACGTCACGGTTTTGGTGGTGTTGGACAGGCTACTCACGGTCAGCACAACCGTCTAAGAGCGCCGGGTTCTGTAGGTGCATCATCTTACCCGTCAAGAGTATTCAAAGGAATGCGTATGGCAGGTAGAACAGGAGGAGAAAATGTAACAGTTCAAAACCTTAGAGTTTTAAAAGTAGTAGCAGAGAAAAACCTACTGGTTGTTAAAGGATGTGTTCCTGGACACAAAAACTCTTACGTAATCATTCAAAAGTAA
- the rplP gene encoding 50S ribosomal protein L16 produces the protein MLQPKRTKYRKVQKGKMKGVSQRGHELSNGMFGIKSLDSSFITSRQIEAARIAATRYMKREGQLWIKIFPDKPITKKPLEVRMGKGKGAVEYWAAVVKPGRIMFEVGGVPLSVAKEALRLAAQKLPVKTKFIVARDFEA, from the coding sequence ATGTTACAGCCTAAAAGAACAAAATACCGTAAGGTACAGAAAGGTAAAATGAAGGGCGTGTCTCAAAGAGGACACGAACTTTCTAATGGAATGTTTGGTATAAAATCTTTAGATTCATCTTTTATTACTTCTCGTCAAATCGAAGCTGCTCGTATCGCTGCAACTCGTTATATGAAAAGAGAAGGTCAATTGTGGATTAAAATTTTCCCGGATAAGCCTATCACTAAAAAACCTCTAGAGGTACGTATGGGTAAAGGTAAAGGTGCAGTTGAATATTGGGCTGCTGTTGTTAAACCGGGAAGAATAATGTTTGAAGTTGGCGGTGTGCCTTTATCAGTAGCAAAAGAGGCTTTACGTCTTGCTGCTCAAAAGCTACCAGTAAAAACTAAGTTTATAGTTGCCAGAGATTTCGAAGCATAA
- the rplN gene encoding 50S ribosomal protein L14: protein MVQQESRLKVADNTGAKEVLTIRVLGGTKRRYASVGDKIVVSVKDATPNGNVKKGAVSTAVVVRTKKEVRRADGSYIRFDDNACVLLNAAGEMRGTRVFGPVARELREKQFMKIVSLAPEVL, encoded by the coding sequence ATGGTACAACAGGAATCTAGACTAAAAGTAGCAGACAACACGGGAGCAAAAGAAGTTTTGACTATTCGTGTATTAGGGGGTACGAAAAGACGTTACGCCTCTGTTGGAGATAAAATTGTAGTTTCAGTAAAAGATGCAACACCTAACGGTAACGTTAAAAAAGGAGCTGTATCGACTGCAGTAGTTGTACGTACCAAAAAAGAAGTGAGAAGAGCCGATGGTTCATACATCAGATTTGATGATAACGCATGTGTATTATTAAATGCTGCTGGTGAAATGAGGGGAACTCGTGTTTTTGGTCCTGTAGCAAGAGAACTTCGTGAAAAACAATTCATGAAAATTGTATCATTAGCACCAGAAGTGCTTTAA
- the rpsJ gene encoding 30S ribosomal protein S10, which yields MSQKIRIKLKSYDHSLVDKSAEKIVKTVKSTGAVVTGPIPLPTHKKIFTVLRSPHVNKKSREQFEVSSYKRLLDIYSSSSKTIDALMKLELPSGVEVEIKV from the coding sequence ATGAGTCAAAAAATCAGAATAAAATTAAAATCATACGATCATAGCCTTGTAGACAAGTCTGCTGAGAAGATCGTTAAAACTGTAAAAAGTACAGGTGCAGTTGTAACAGGTCCAATTCCGTTACCTACACATAAAAAGATTTTTACTGTACTGCGTTCTCCGCACGTAAACAAAAAATCAAGAGAGCAGTTTGAAGTTAGTTCATACAAAAGACTTCTTGATATTTACAGTTCTTCTTCTAAAACTATCGATGCTCTTATGAAATTAGAGCTTCCTAGTGGTGTTGAAGTAGAGATCAAAGTGTGA
- the fusA gene encoding elongation factor G, whose amino-acid sequence MARDLKYTRNIGIAAHIDAGKTTTTERILFYTGKSHKIGEVHDGAATMDWMAQEQERGITITSAATTCTWNFPTEQGKALENTNPYHFNIIDTPGHVDFTVEVNRSLRVLDGLVFLFSAVDGVEPQSETNWRLADNYRVPRMGFVNKMDRQGSNFLAVCQQVKDMLKSNAVPIVLPIGDEADFKGVVDLIKNQAIVWHDDTQGATFDIVPIPDDLKEEAHQYRSQLIEEVAAYDENLLEKYMEDENSITEEEINEALRKATIDMAIIPMLCGSSFKNKGVQFMLDAVCKFLPSPLDKEAIDGTNPDTEEPISRKPSVNEPFAALAFKIATDPYVGRLAFFRAYSGRLDAGSYVFNTRSGNKERISRIYQMHANKQNAIDFIEAGDIGAAVGFKDIKTGDTLCDEKHPIVLESMNFPDPVIGIAIEPKTKADVDKMGMALAKLAEEDPTFTVRTDHASGQTIISGMGELHLDILVDRLKREFKVEVNQGEPQVEYKEALTRNASHREVYKKQSGGRGKFADIVFKIEPADENVVGLQFVNEVKGGNVPKEFIPAVEKGFKEAMKQGPLAGYEMDSMKVTLTDGSFHPVDSDALSFELAAKMGYKESAKAAGAVILEPIMKLEVLTPEENMGDIVGDLNRRRGQINNMDDRAGSKVVKASVPLSEMFGYVTTLRTLSSGRATSTMEFSHYAETPSNISEEVIKKAKGNA is encoded by the coding sequence ATGGCAAGAGATTTAAAATATACTAGAAATATAGGTATTGCTGCTCACATTGATGCCGGTAAAACGACAACAACTGAGCGTATACTTTTTTACACGGGTAAATCACACAAGATAGGTGAGGTACACGATGGTGCTGCTACCATGGACTGGATGGCACAGGAGCAGGAAAGAGGTATTACAATTACTTCTGCTGCTACAACTTGTACCTGGAACTTCCCTACAGAGCAGGGTAAGGCACTTGAGAATACTAACCCGTACCACTTTAACATCATCGATACTCCGGGTCACGTTGACTTTACAGTAGAGGTAAACCGTTCATTAAGGGTTCTTGATGGTCTTGTTTTCCTTTTCAGTGCGGTAGATGGTGTTGAGCCACAGTCTGAAACTAACTGGAGACTTGCAGATAACTACAGAGTTCCTCGTATGGGATTCGTAAACAAAATGGACCGTCAGGGTTCAAACTTCCTTGCAGTTTGTCAGCAGGTTAAAGATATGCTTAAGTCTAACGCTGTGCCAATTGTATTACCAATTGGTGATGAGGCAGACTTTAAAGGTGTAGTAGACCTTATCAAAAACCAGGCTATTGTATGGCATGATGATACTCAGGGAGCTACATTTGATATTGTTCCTATTCCGGATGATTTAAAAGAAGAAGCTCATCAGTACAGATCTCAACTAATTGAAGAGGTTGCTGCTTATGATGAAAACCTTCTTGAGAAATATATGGAGGATGAAAACTCTATAACTGAAGAAGAAATCAACGAGGCGTTAAGAAAAGCTACTATTGATATGGCTATCATCCCTATGCTTTGTGGTTCTTCATTTAAAAACAAAGGTGTTCAGTTTATGCTGGATGCAGTTTGTAAATTCCTTCCTTCGCCACTTGATAAAGAGGCTATCGACGGAACAAATCCTGATACAGAGGAGCCAATTTCTCGTAAGCCATCTGTAAACGAGCCGTTCGCTGCGTTAGCATTTAAAATTGCTACTGACCCTTATGTAGGTCGTTTAGCATTCTTTAGAGCTTACTCAGGTCGTCTTGATGCAGGTTCTTATGTGTTTAACACTCGTTCAGGAAACAAAGAGCGTATATCTCGTATTTACCAAATGCACGCTAACAAGCAAAATGCTATCGATTTCATCGAAGCTGGAGATATTGGAGCTGCTGTAGGTTTTAAAGATATTAAAACTGGTGATACTCTTTGTGATGAGAAACACCCAATCGTACTTGAGAGTATGAACTTCCCTGATCCGGTAATCGGTATCGCTATCGAGCCTAAAACTAAGGCAGACGTAGATAAAATGGGTATGGCTTTAGCTAAACTTGCTGAAGAGGATCCAACGTTTACAGTGAGAACTGACCACGCTTCAGGACAAACTATCATCTCTGGTATGGGTGAGCTTCACTTAGATATCCTTGTTGACCGTCTTAAGAGAGAATTCAAAGTTGAGGTTAACCAAGGTGAGCCTCAGGTTGAGTACAAAGAAGCTCTTACGCGTAATGCCAGCCACAGAGAGGTTTACAAAAAACAATCAGGTGGTCGTGGTAAATTCGCAGACATCGTGTTCAAAATTGAGCCTGCAGATGAAAATGTTGTTGGTCTTCAGTTTGTTAACGAGGTTAAAGGTGGTAACGTACCAAAAGAGTTTATACCTGCTGTAGAGAAAGGTTTCAAAGAAGCTATGAAACAAGGTCCTCTTGCCGGTTATGAAATGGATAGTATGAAGGTGACTCTAACGGATGGTTCATTCCACCCGGTTGACTCTGATGCTCTTTCTTTCGAATTAGCTGCTAAAATGGGTTACAAAGAGTCTGCTAAGGCTGCAGGAGCTGTAATTCTTGAGCCTATCATGAAGCTTGAGGTTCTTACTCCTGAAGAGAATATGGGTGATATCGTTGGTGACCTTAACAGAAGAAGAGGTCAAATCAACAACATGGATGACAGAGCTGGTTCTAAAGTTGTTAAAGCAAGCGTTCCACTTTCAGAAATGTTTGGTTATGTAACTACTCTAAGAACACTTTCTTCGGGTCGTGCAACATCAACTATGGAGTTCTCTCACTATGCTGAAACACCTTCTAATATTTCAGAAGAGGTAATTAAAAAAGCAAAAGGTAACGCTTAA
- the rplV gene encoding 50S ribosomal protein L22 encodes MGVRKRERAEQIKEANKQVAFAKLNNCPTSPRKMRIVADLVRGQKVELALNILKFNSKEASRKLEKLLLSAINNWQQKNAEESLEDAGLFVKEIRVDGGMMLKRLRPAPQGRAHRIRKRSNHVTIVLGANNNNTQSN; translated from the coding sequence ATGGGAGTTCGTAAAAGAGAAAGAGCAGAGCAGATTAAGGAAGCTAACAAGCAAGTTGCGTTTGCTAAGTTAAATAACTGCCCTACTTCGCCTAGAAAGATGCGTATTGTAGCAGATTTAGTAAGAGGTCAGAAAGTAGAATTAGCTCTTAATATATTAAAGTTTAACAGTAAAGAAGCTTCTCGCAAACTTGAGAAATTATTACTTTCTGCGATCAATAACTGGCAGCAGAAAAATGCTGAAGAGAGCTTAGAAGATGCTGGACTGTTTGTAAAAGAGATCAGAGTAGATGGCGGTATGATGCTTAAAAGGCTAAGACCGGCTCCACAGGGTCGCGCTCACAGAATAAGAAAACGCTCTAACCACGTTACTATCGTGTTAGGTGCTAATAATAATAACACACAAAGCAATTAA
- the rplB gene encoding 50S ribosomal protein L2 yields MSVRKLKPITPGQRFRVVNSFDTITTDKPERSLLAPKKNSGGRNSQGKMTMRYTGGGHKQKYRVIDFKRAKAGIPATVKTIEYDPNRSAFISLLAYADGQKTYIIAQNGLQVGQTVVSGADAAPEIGNALPLSKIPLGTVISCIELRPGQGAVIARSAGTFAQLMARDGKYATIKMPSGETRLILLTCMATIGAVSNSDHQLVVSGKAGRSRWLGRRPRTRPVAMNPVDHPMGGGEGRSSGGHPRSRKGLPAKGYRTRSKVNPSNKYIVERRKK; encoded by the coding sequence ATGTCAGTTAGAAAATTAAAACCTATTACCCCGGGTCAGCGTTTTAGAGTTGTAAATAGCTTTGACACTATTACAACTGATAAGCCGGAGCGTTCATTACTCGCACCGAAAAAAAACTCAGGAGGTAGAAATAGTCAAGGAAAAATGACCATGCGTTACACAGGCGGTGGTCACAAACAAAAGTATCGTGTTATCGATTTTAAAAGAGCTAAAGCTGGTATTCCTGCTACAGTTAAAACTATCGAGTACGATCCAAACCGTTCAGCATTCATTTCGCTTTTAGCTTATGCTGATGGTCAGAAAACTTACATCATAGCTCAAAACGGTCTACAAGTAGGTCAAACTGTTGTTTCAGGTGCTGATGCAGCTCCTGAAATCGGTAATGCTTTACCTTTAAGCAAAATTCCTCTTGGTACTGTTATATCTTGTATAGAGCTACGTCCTGGTCAGGGAGCAGTAATTGCTCGTAGTGCAGGTACTTTTGCTCAGTTAATGGCAAGAGATGGAAAATATGCTACAATCAAAATGCCTTCAGGTGAAACAAGGTTAATCCTTTTAACTTGTATGGCTACAATTGGAGCAGTTTCTAACTCTGATCACCAATTAGTTGTATCTGGTAAAGCAGGTAGATCTAGATGGTTAGGCAGAAGACCTAGAACGAGACCAGTAGCGATGAACCCGGTTGATCACCCAATGGGTGGTGGTGAAGGACGTTCTTCTGGAGGTCACCCACGTTCAAGAAAAGGTTTACCGGCTAAAGGTTACAGAACTCGTTCTAAAGTTAACCCGAGTAATAAGTATATCGTAGAACGTAGAAAGAAATAA
- the rpsC gene encoding 30S ribosomal protein S3, whose product MGQKTNPIGNRLGIIRGWDSNWYGGNDYGDKLAEDHKIRKYIHARLAKASVSKVIIERTLKLVTVTITTARPGIIIGKGGQEVDKLKEELKKITDKEVQINIFEIKRPELDAYLVGSSIARQIESRISYRRAIKMAIAAAMRMNAEGIKVMISGRLNGAEMARSEMFKEGRIPLSTFRADIDYALTEAHTTYGRMGIKVWIMKGEVYGKRDLSPLVGMDKKQSKSTGSGKPAGKQGQRKRK is encoded by the coding sequence ATGGGACAAAAGACAAATCCAATAGGAAATCGCCTTGGTATCATCAGAGGATGGGATTCCAACTGGTATGGTGGAAATGATTACGGTGATAAACTTGCCGAGGATCATAAAATCAGAAAGTATATCCATGCCCGTTTAGCTAAAGCAAGTGTGTCTAAAGTAATCATCGAGAGAACTTTAAAGCTTGTAACCGTTACTATCACTACTGCCCGTCCAGGTATTATTATTGGTAAAGGTGGTCAGGAGGTAGACAAGCTAAAAGAAGAGCTTAAGAAAATTACTGACAAAGAGGTTCAAATCAACATCTTTGAAATCAAAAGACCAGAACTTGATGCTTACTTAGTAGGTTCAAGCATTGCTCGTCAGATTGAAAGCCGTATCTCTTACAGAAGAGCTATTAAAATGGCTATCGCTGCAGCTATGCGTATGAATGCTGAGGGTATTAAAGTTATGATTTCAGGTCGTTTGAACGGTGCTGAGATGGCACGTTCAGAAATGTTCAAAGAAGGTAGAATTCCTCTATCAACTTTCAGAGCGGACATTGATTATGCACTTACAGAGGCTCATACTACTTATGGTAGAATGGGGATCAAAGTGTGGATCATGAAAGGCGAAGTGTACGGTAAACGTGATCTTTCTCCGTTAGTGGGTATGGATAAAAAACAATCCAAATCTACAGGATCAGGAAAGCCGGCAGGAAAACAAGGCCAACGCAAAAGAAAGTAA
- the rpsQ gene encoding 30S ribosomal protein S17 → MEKRNLRKERIGVVTSNKMTKSIVVSETRRVKHPLYGKFVLKTKKYVAHDETNDCNIGDTVRIMETRPLSKSKCWRLVEIIERAK, encoded by the coding sequence ATGGAAAAAAGAAATTTAAGAAAAGAGAGAATAGGTGTGGTTACTAGCAACAAAATGACAAAGTCTATTGTTGTTTCTGAAACAAGAAGAGTAAAACACCCATTATATGGTAAGTTCGTGTTAAAAACTAAAAAATACGTTGCACACGACGAAACAAATGACTGTAACATTGGTGATACAGTAAGGATTATGGAAACACGTCCTTTAAGTAAATCTAAATGTTGGAGATTAGTTGAAATCATTGAAAGAGCGAAGTAA
- the rpsL gene encoding 30S ribosomal protein S12 produces the protein MPTIQQLVRTGRAQITKKSKSAALDSCPQRRGVCTRVYTTTPKKPNSAMRKVARVRLTNGNEVNAYIPGEGHNLQEHSIVLVRGGRVKDLPGVRYHIVRGALDTAGVNGRLQRRSKYGAKRPKDKK, from the coding sequence ATGCCAACAATTCAGCAATTAGTAAGAACAGGGAGAGCCCAGATAACTAAGAAGAGTAAATCGGCTGCTTTAGATTCTTGCCCTCAAAGAAGAGGGGTTTGTACACGTGTTTACACTACTACACCTAAGAAACCGAATTCTGCAATGCGTAAAGTTGCAAGGGTTCGTTTAACTAACGGTAATGAGGTGAATGCTTACATTCCTGGAGAGGGACACAATCTGCAAGAGCACTCGATAGTATTAGTTAGAGGCGGAAGGGTAAAAGATTTACCAGGAGTTAGATACCACATCGTTCGTGGTGCTTTGGATACTGCCGGTGTTAACGGTAGGTTACAAAGAAGGTCTAAGTATGGTGCAAAACGCCCTAAAGACAAAAAGTAA
- the rplW gene encoding 50S ribosomal protein L23 has protein sequence MSIIIKPIITEKITKDGEIFNRFGFVVNKKANKIQIKNAVEAAYGVSVVEVNTMNYRADRTVKYTKSGLISGKTSAYKKAIVQVQEGETIDFYNNI, from the coding sequence ATGAGTATCATAATAAAACCTATCATTACCGAAAAAATAACTAAAGACGGTGAAATTTTCAACCGTTTTGGTTTTGTTGTTAACAAGAAAGCAAACAAGATTCAGATCAAAAATGCGGTTGAGGCTGCATATGGTGTTTCTGTTGTTGAAGTTAACACTATGAATTACAGGGCTGATAGAACAGTTAAATACACTAAGAGTGGTTTAATTAGCGGAAAGACAAGTGCTTACAAAAAAGCAATTGTACAAGTACAGGAAGGTGAAACAATAGATTTTTATAATAATATCTAA
- the rplD gene encoding 50S ribosomal protein L4: MEVKVLDINGKETGRTVTLSDSVFAIEPNNHAVYLDVKQYLANQRQGTHKAKERAEVTGSTRKIKKQKGTGTARAGSVKNPLFKGGGTVFGPRPRNYSFKLNKNLKRLARKSALSIKANESNLTVVEDFTFEAPNTKNFINVLKALGLENKKSLFVLGDTNKNVYLSSRNLKASNVVTTSELNTYAILNANNLVLLEGSLEGIQENLSK, from the coding sequence ATGGAAGTAAAAGTATTAGATATCAACGGAAAAGAAACAGGCAGAACAGTTACTCTTTCTGACTCTGTATTCGCAATTGAGCCTAATAATCATGCGGTTTACCTGGATGTTAAACAATATTTAGCAAACCAGAGACAAGGAACTCACAAAGCAAAAGAAAGAGCTGAAGTTACCGGAAGTACTCGCAAGATTAAAAAGCAAAAAGGAACCGGTACTGCACGTGCAGGAAGTGTTAAGAATCCATTGTTCAAAGGAGGAGGAACAGTTTTCGGGCCAAGACCAAGAAACTACTCTTTCAAACTGAACAAAAACCTTAAACGTTTAGCGAGAAAATCTGCTCTATCAATCAAGGCAAATGAATCAAATTTAACGGTAGTTGAAGACTTCACTTTCGAAGCTCCAAATACTAAAAATTTCATTAACGTTTTGAAAGCTTTAGGGTTAGAGAATAAAAAATCTCTATTTGTGTTGGGTGATACAAATAAAAATGTATATTTGTCGTCACGCAATTTAAAGGCGTCTAATGTTGTAACTACCTCAGAATTAAACACTTATGCGATTTTAAACGCAAATAATTTAGTTCTTTTAGAAGGTTCGTTAGAAGGAATTCAAGAAAATTTAAGTAAATAA
- the rpmC gene encoding 50S ribosomal protein L29: MKQSEIKDLSAAELQTKLGELQKTYADLKSAHAISPIENPLQIRGVRRSIARVATELSKRDLQ; encoded by the coding sequence ATGAAACAATCAGAAATTAAAGATCTATCTGCAGCTGAGTTACAAACGAAACTTGGTGAGTTACAGAAAACATATGCCGATCTAAAATCAGCTCACGCGATCTCTCCAATTGAAAACCCATTACAAATAAGAGGTGTAAGAAGGTCTATTGCAAGAGTAGCAACTGAGCTAAGCAAAAGAGATTTACAATAA
- the rpsS gene encoding 30S ribosomal protein S19 has protein sequence MARSLKKGPFVHYKLEKKVQENIEKGNKGVVKTWSRASMITPDFVGQTIAVHNGRQFVPVYVTENMVGHKLGEFSPTRSFRGHAGAKNKGKK, from the coding sequence ATGGCACGTTCATTAAAGAAAGGACCTTTCGTTCACTATAAATTAGAAAAGAAAGTTCAGGAAAATATCGAAAAAGGTAACAAAGGAGTTGTTAAGACTTGGTCTAGAGCTTCAATGATTACTCCGGATTTTGTTGGGCAGACTATCGCAGTTCACAACGGTCGTCAATTCGTACCGGTTTATGTTACAGAGAATATGGTAGGTCATAAATTAGGAGAATTTTCGCCAACAAGATCTTTTAGAGGTCATGCTGGTGCAAAAAATAAAGGTAAAAAATAA
- a CDS encoding BamA/TamA family outer membrane protein: protein MRHFFTIYIVLLFSVSATAQNFYLKVEGKNETETKTIDSIGYNKSHENAKSAKDETDRVVSVLQRRGYFETDVANYSKPNDTTFLYHLNVGNRTNTLYIYTGKLSENEKELLNIKDDTIITTPGEAESFMNSSIKLLEQKGYSISSLKLTDHNTKGNSLYAKLNLKTEKKRSINGLTIQGYDKFPEGIRRNILKQYKGKVFNQNNLERIYKDFNALRFVNQVRYPEILFKEDSTKVYVYLEKGRPNTFDGFIGFTNDEESNIIFNGYIDILLNNVLNSGEKFNLFWKSDGQKQTTFNAALELPYIFKSPLGVKGSLKIFKQDSTFQNTSTDLNLGYYFSYNSKLFLGRQTTESVDIQNTNSSTLSDYSNRFWTSTYEFTNYNIDDFLFPEKTILQLKAGVGTRDSKAGNSNQHFAQINAAYNFYLNKRNIINLKNQTYYLKSDSYIVSELFRFGGITSIRGFNENSLQGNLFSAIMSEYRFVLAQNMYLHSITDYGYYQDETSNINNNLLSFGFGFGLLTKTGLFNIIYANGSTKGQTIKLSNSIVHISFKTTF from the coding sequence TTGAGGCATTTTTTCACCATATATATAGTATTACTTTTTTCGGTTTCGGCAACAGCCCAAAATTTTTATTTAAAAGTTGAAGGAAAGAACGAGACGGAAACAAAAACTATCGACTCCATAGGTTACAATAAAAGCCATGAGAATGCCAAATCGGCTAAAGACGAAACAGACAGGGTAGTATCCGTTTTACAGAGAAGAGGTTATTTTGAAACAGATGTAGCCAATTATTCCAAACCAAACGACACTACTTTTCTCTATCATTTAAATGTGGGCAATCGCACTAACACCTTATATATATATACCGGAAAACTATCTGAAAACGAAAAGGAACTCCTTAATATTAAAGATGATACGATTATAACTACACCGGGAGAAGCAGAAAGCTTTATGAACTCCAGTATAAAGCTTCTGGAACAAAAAGGATATTCCATAAGCTCTCTTAAACTAACAGACCACAACACAAAAGGAAACTCTTTATACGCAAAACTTAACTTAAAAACCGAAAAGAAAAGATCTATTAACGGATTGACTATTCAAGGATATGACAAGTTCCCCGAAGGAATACGCCGAAACATATTAAAGCAATACAAAGGCAAGGTATTTAACCAAAACAACCTTGAGCGGATATACAAAGACTTTAATGCCCTTAGATTTGTAAATCAGGTTCGTTACCCTGAAATACTGTTTAAGGAAGACAGCACAAAAGTATATGTATACCTTGAAAAAGGAAGACCAAACACTTTTGACGGATTTATAGGTTTTACAAACGATGAAGAAAGCAATATAATCTTTAACGGATATATAGACATACTCCTTAATAACGTACTGAACTCCGGAGAGAAATTCAATCTTTTCTGGAAAAGTGACGGACAGAAACAAACCACCTTTAATGCAGCTCTGGAATTACCTTATATATTCAAGAGTCCGTTAGGGGTAAAGGGTAGTCTTAAAATATTTAAACAGGACAGTACTTTTCAAAACACATCTACCGACTTAAACCTGGGATATTACTTTAGCTATAACTCAAAATTATTCTTAGGCCGCCAGACAACAGAGTCAGTCGACATTCAAAACACAAACAGCAGTACACTAAGTGACTACTCCAATCGCTTTTGGACATCAACCTACGAATTTACAAACTACAATATTGATGATTTTCTATTTCCGGAAAAAACCATACTTCAGCTAAAAGCAGGCGTAGGTACCAGAGACAGCAAAGCAGGAAACAGCAATCAGCATTTTGCACAAATTAATGCGGCGTATAATTTTTACCTCAATAAAAGAAACATTATAAACCTAAAGAACCAAACCTATTACCTTAAAAGCGACTCCTATATAGTAAGTGAACTTTTCAGGTTTGGAGGTATCACCTCTATAAGAGGTTTTAATGAAAACAGCCTGCAGGGAAATCTATTTTCGGCAATAATGAGCGAGTATCGTTTTGTACTGGCTCAAAACATGTACCTCCACTCCATTACCGATTACGGATACTATCAGGATGAAACCAGCAACATAAACAACAACCTTTTAAGCTTTGGTTTTGGTTTCGGGCTCCTTACAAAAACAGGACTGTTTAATATCATCTATGCTAACGGAAGTACAAAAGGACAAACCATTAAACTATCCAACTCTATTGTACACATAAGTTTTAAGACTACCTTCTAA
- the rpsG gene encoding 30S ribosomal protein S7, with protein MRKRQAKKRPLLPDPKFNDQLVTRFVNNLMWDGKKSTAFKVFYDAIEIVEQKKQDAEKSALETWKDAINNVMPHVEVRSRRVGGATFQIPMQIRPDRKISMAMKWLILYARKRNEKSMAQRLASEILAAAKEEGAAVKKRMDTHKMAEANKAFSHFRF; from the coding sequence ATGAGAAAAAGACAGGCCAAAAAAAGACCTCTTTTACCAGATCCGAAGTTTAACGATCAATTAGTAACACGTTTTGTAAACAACCTAATGTGGGACGGTAAAAAATCAACTGCTTTTAAAGTATTCTATGATGCTATTGAAATCGTAGAACAGAAAAAACAGGATGCGGAGAAATCAGCATTAGAGACGTGGAAAGATGCTATTAACAATGTAATGCCTCACGTGGAAGTAAGAAGCCGCAGAGTAGGTGGTGCTACTTTCCAGATCCCAATGCAGATCAGACCAGACAGAAAAATCTCTATGGCTATGAAATGGCTGATCCTTTATGCAAGAAAAAGAAATGAGAAATCTATGGCTCAGAGACTAGCTTCTGAAATTTTAGCTGCTGCTAAAGAAGAAGGTGCTGCTGTTAAAAAGAGAATGGATACTCATAAGATGGCAGAAGCTAACAAAGCATTCTCTCACTTTAGATTTTAA
- the rplX gene encoding 50S ribosomal protein L24 gives MIKLKIKSGDTVRVIAGDHKGSEGKVLKVLREKNKAIVEGVNMVSKHTKPSASNPQGGIVKKEAPIHISNIALVDPKTKETTRTGVRTEGDKKVRFSKKSNQVL, from the coding sequence ATGATAAAGCTAAAGATAAAATCAGGAGATACAGTAAGAGTTATTGCCGGAGACCATAAAGGTTCTGAAGGTAAAGTTCTTAAAGTTCTTCGTGAGAAAAACAAAGCGATCGTAGAAGGCGTTAACATGGTGTCTAAGCACACTAAGCCAAGCGCTAGCAACCCTCAGGGTGGTATCGTGAAGAAAGAAGCTCCTATCCATATTTCTAACATCGCACTTGTTGATCCTAAAACTAAGGAGACTACAAGAACTGGTGTAAGAACTGAAGGAGATAAGAAAGTGAGATTTTCAAAAAAATCTAATCAAGTATTATAG